Part of the Moorena sp. SIOASIH genome, CCAGTATATGGGAGCGCAAAGGTCGGCAGCTGCAACATCTATTATGGGCTTGGATACCAGTAGCTGGGTGGGCTATCTATGTTTTATATCGTCTAGAGGCTCAAGAGAATCTAGAAGGTAGTGAAAATTTTGGCTACCCTCTATTTGGCATAGGTCAAAAGCTGATTGATAGTCTCACAGGAGGACTAGGGGGAAAAAACCTGTTTGAAGCTTACTCATTTGCCTTATTAATAGCAGCTTTTGTAGTCACTATACTGCTAGCAAGTCAGTCCCTGCGGCAAAACAAGGTTATCCTAATCAGTGCAATTATTTATGCTGTGCTATTTTCAATGACTAGCATGACTATCTTAGGGTATTATTTGGATTATTCTCGTGTATACCTAGATATCTATTTCTTACTATTACTCAGTAGCAGTTACTCAAAACACTATTTAAGCTATTTAAAAATAATCGTCATGGCTGGTGCCAGCTTGGCAAGCATCACGTATTTACTTGCCCATTCATGAAACACCGGAAAGGTATAATCAAGATTCGGTAAAAATTTGATTTAGCGTTTGTATTTGAGTAAGCATTCAGCCGTCAGCCGTCAGCCGTCAGCTAAAAGCTCACGCTACGCGAACAGCTTATTTTTCAAGTAGCGTGCGCTATGGGCATAAACTGTTACCGTAGCGTGACCACAGGCCTTTAGCCTTTAGCCTTTAGCTGTTCGCGTAGCGTGCGCGTAGCGCTAATCGCTGTTCGCTGATAGCTGAATGCTTACGTATTTGAGATGTAAAATTTAACACGATAAATAAAGATATAATGTCAGGTGTACTTTGGGGTAAAAAGCGACATCATGAATAATATCAAGTCAGGTTGAATACCCTCAGCCCTGGTGCTAATGGTTTAGTAAATAGGAGCACTTCCTTTTGAAAATAAGCTTGATATTCATCATAGCATCTATGAAGAATCTTTTTGACCCTTGGATAATCACTTTTTGCTAACTTAAGAATACCCGAATCATAACGGTAATGGTCAGAGTAAATTAAGATAAATAAATTAATCATTAAATCAATAACCATGCCAGTTCGTGACTACTATCATGATATTGTACGCAATGCCCTTCAAAAAGACGGTTGGACAATCACCCACGATCCCTATCGTTTAAAACTCACTAGAAAAAAGAATTTATATATTGACTTAGGGGCAGAACGACTCATGGCGGCGGAAAAAGGTGTCCATAAAATTGCTGTTGAAATCAAAAGTTTCCGCAGTGCATCAGAAATGAAAGATTTAGAGGAAGCAGTGGGTCAATTTGTCTTGTATGAACACCTACTGGCACGCTACGAACCCGAAAGAAAACTCTATTTAGCTGTTCCAGAAGATGTGAGAGCATCAGTGTTTGAAGAAGAAGCAGGACAAGTTTTAATCGAAGATAAAATCATTCGAATTTTTACCTTTGACGTAAATCAAGAGGAGGTTATTACATGGATACCTTAAACAAAACTAATCTAAAACAAGCCATTATCAAAGTCTTACAAGACTACGTTGAATTTTTAGGAAATGACCCCGAAAGCGACCTTCAATTAATCATTGACGAAAATAAAGATCACTATCTCCTCATGGAAATAGGTTGGCACAAAAATCAAAGAATTTACGGCAGTTTGATTCACATTGATATCATTAACGAAAAAATTTGGCTTCAACAAGACGGCACAGAAGAAGGAGTCGCCAACGAACTGGTAAAACTAGGCATTTCACCTCAACAAATTGTCCTTGCCTTTAAAACCTTAGAACGCCGTAAAATAACTGACTTTGCCGTTTCCTAATTCAAAACTAAGTACCCATGAAAAACCGGAAAGGTAAAATGAAGATTCGGTAAAATTTCAATAAAACTCTAACA contains:
- a CDS encoding T3SS effector HopA1 family protein, whose product is MVIDLMINLFILIYSDHYRYDSGILKLAKSDYPRVKKILHRCYDEYQAYFQKEVLLFTKPLAPGLRVFNLT
- a CDS encoding element excision factor XisH family protein gives rise to the protein MPVRDYYHDIVRNALQKDGWTITHDPYRLKLTRKKNLYIDLGAERLMAAEKGVHKIAVEIKSFRSASEMKDLEEAVGQFVLYEHLLARYEPERKLYLAVPEDVRASVFEEEAGQVLIEDKIIRIFTFDVNQEEVITWIP
- a CDS encoding XisI protein produces the protein MDTLNKTNLKQAIIKVLQDYVEFLGNDPESDLQLIIDENKDHYLLMEIGWHKNQRIYGSLIHIDIINEKIWLQQDGTEEGVANELVKLGISPQQIVLAFKTLERRKITDFAVS